Below is a window of Fulvitalea axinellae DNA.
TCTTGACAGTTTGGCGTATTGTTTAGCAATGGTTTCCTTCACCCGTGCAACGTCTGGCACTGGGGCGAAGAGCAACAGGCTTTTCGCTTTTACGTCAGCTAATTGTTCCTTTTGGTCCAGTTTCAGTAAGTCCGTATAACCGTAAACGAAAGTCTTGCGGTCGACCTGTTGCATCCAAGTGGCGATGAGTTTTTTCTTTTCTGGAGACATTGTCATTTGTTGGGCCATCATGCGGGCATTATTGGCGAAGGCCACGGAATCCATCGCCATTAGGCGGTCGTTATACGGGTTTTTGTAGGAAATGGATTCGGCCGGCATATTCGGCATCATCACCTCCCTCAAACAAGGTAGCGCATCGGCCAATACCATTTTGTTTATTCTGTCAGGTAATTCCCGTGCGATATCGATAGCCAAATTACCTCCCATACTGTGGGCGATTAGGATGGTGTTTTTCAGATTGTTCTCTTTAATATATGCGACGATACCCACCTTTATCGTT
It encodes the following:
- a CDS encoding alpha/beta hydrolase, with product MKNTLLFLFLLLLGTETFAQSKAIHTEVTGDGTPILFLPGFACPGDVWKSTAGRIGDGYEKHFLTYAGFVGTTPAKGPWYETIKVGIVAYIKENNLKNTILIAHSMGGNLAIDIARELPDRINKMVLADALPCLREVMMPNMPAESISYKNPYNDRLMAMDSVAFANNARMMAQQMTMSPEKKKLIATWMQQVDRKTFVYGYTDLLKLDQKEQLADVKAKSLLLFAPVPDVARVKETIAKQYAKLSRKQVFIASGSLHFIMFDQEDWLVEKINEFLGHGQ